A DNA window from Hydrogenophaga taeniospiralis contains the following coding sequences:
- a CDS encoding lytic transglycosylase domain-containing protein, producing MSRNTLRWPRALALGWLLVWALGWSAPAAAEIWGYVDKRGVSHFADHQVDRRYELFYGGGARSAGVSRELPRGDAHASPSVQAVFQVSTSYKAVRHLIREAATAYGLEYELLKAVIATESGFNAHAVSPKGAIGLMQLMPDTAQRFGVKARANESLQERLTDPRTNLQAGARYLAWLLKYFDGQTELALAAYNAGEGAVLRAGRQIPNYRETQNYVRKVTQLRQSLQPPRALSQRYVPEPADMQARAQTPAPL from the coding sequence TTGAGCCGCAACACACTCCGTTGGCCCCGGGCCCTGGCGTTGGGGTGGCTGCTGGTGTGGGCGCTGGGATGGTCCGCGCCCGCCGCAGCGGAAATCTGGGGCTATGTGGACAAGCGCGGCGTGTCGCACTTCGCCGACCACCAGGTGGACCGGCGTTACGAGCTGTTCTACGGCGGCGGTGCCCGGTCCGCGGGCGTGTCACGGGAACTGCCGCGTGGGGACGCCCATGCCTCACCCAGCGTGCAGGCGGTTTTTCAGGTTTCCACCTCGTACAAGGCGGTGCGCCACCTGATCCGCGAGGCGGCCACGGCGTACGGGCTGGAATACGAGCTGCTCAAGGCGGTGATCGCCACCGAATCGGGGTTCAATGCCCATGCGGTCAGCCCCAAGGGCGCCATCGGCCTGATGCAACTCATGCCCGACACCGCGCAGCGCTTTGGCGTGAAAGCCAGAGCCAATGAATCGCTGCAGGAGCGCCTGACCGATCCGCGCACCAATCTGCAGGCGGGCGCGCGTTACCTGGCCTGGCTGCTGAAGTATTTCGACGGCCAGACCGAGCTGGCGCTGGCGGCCTACAACGCCGGCGAGGGCGCGGTGCTGCGCGCCGGGCGCCAGATCCCGAACTACCGGGAAACCCAGAACTATGTGCGCAAGGTGACACAACTGCGGCAATCGCTGCAGCCGCCGCGCGCCCTGAGCCAGCGCTATGTGCCGGAGCCCGCAGACATGCAGGCCAGGGCCCAGACACCCGCGCCGCTCTGA
- a CDS encoding alanine racemase: protein MNPTEPLFGPHLKGFPTGQTPLMREQIARQGWQLLRGDLALPLAVIRQSALQHNLHWMRDFCAQRGLYLAPHGKTSMSPELWQMQLDAGAWGISFATVFQAAVGARHGVPVLLIANQVIQRAELDALAVLHAERPALRSMFLVDSVGQVDAIEAWATARGFAGRFEVLLELGIAGQRTGCRTADEARQAAQRIHASPVLQLAGIECYEGTTATCDHAKDRATVQDLMDRVEATAREAIAQGWFAQDEVILSAGGSAIFDLVAERLTPNLGRPVRGVLRSGCYLTHDHQRYTRYLCCVAERLNLRETLKPALEVLACVQSGPEPGLALLSMGRRDVSHDLDLPLPIWRSDGQGGAPKAVPAHWRIDVLNDQHAYLRYDPSAPKDEWPALGETVASGISHPCTTFDKWRWLPVVDDGYRVVDAVTTWF from the coding sequence ATGAACCCGACCGAGCCTCTCTTCGGCCCCCACCTCAAAGGCTTTCCCACCGGGCAAACGCCGCTCATGCGCGAGCAGATCGCCAGGCAGGGCTGGCAACTGCTGCGGGGCGATCTGGCCCTGCCACTGGCGGTGATCAGGCAGTCCGCCCTGCAGCACAACCTGCACTGGATGCGCGACTTCTGCGCGCAGCGCGGCCTGTACCTTGCGCCGCACGGCAAGACCAGCATGTCGCCCGAGCTCTGGCAGATGCAGCTGGACGCCGGGGCTTGGGGTATCAGCTTCGCCACCGTGTTCCAGGCGGCGGTGGGTGCGCGCCACGGTGTGCCGGTGCTGCTGATCGCCAACCAGGTGATCCAGCGCGCCGAGCTGGACGCGCTGGCGGTGTTGCACGCCGAACGCCCCGCGCTGCGTTCCATGTTCCTCGTCGATTCGGTGGGACAGGTGGACGCCATCGAAGCCTGGGCCACGGCACGCGGTTTCGCAGGCCGGTTCGAGGTGTTGTTGGAACTGGGCATCGCCGGTCAGCGCACCGGCTGCCGCACCGCCGACGAGGCGCGGCAAGCCGCGCAGCGCATCCACGCCAGCCCGGTGCTGCAACTGGCCGGCATCGAGTGCTACGAAGGCACCACCGCCACCTGCGACCACGCCAAAGACCGCGCCACCGTGCAGGACCTGATGGACCGCGTGGAGGCAACAGCCCGCGAAGCCATCGCGCAAGGCTGGTTCGCGCAAGACGAAGTCATCCTCAGCGCCGGTGGCTCCGCCATCTTCGATCTCGTGGCCGAACGCCTCACGCCGAACCTCGGCCGCCCTGTGCGCGGCGTGCTGCGCTCGGGTTGTTACCTCACGCACGACCACCAGCGCTACACGCGGTACCTCTGCTGTGTGGCCGAGCGCCTGAACCTGCGCGAGACCCTCAAGCCCGCGCTGGAGGTGCTGGCCTGCGTGCAGAGCGGCCCCGAGCCCGGCCTGGCGTTGCTCAGCATGGGCCGGCGCGACGTGTCGCACGACCTCGACCTGCCGCTGCCCATCTGGCGCTCGGACGGGCAGGGCGGTGCACCGAAGGCGGTGCCCGCGCACTGGCGCATTGACGTCCTGAATGACCAGCACGCCTACCTGCGCTACGACCCATCGGCCCCGAAGGACGAATGGCCGGCGCTCGGCGAAACCGTGGCCTCGGGCATTTCACACCCCTGCACCACGTTCGACAAATGGCGCTGGCTGCCGGTGGTGGACGACGGCTACCGCGTGGTGGACGCGGTCACGACCTGGTTCTGA
- a CDS encoding RidA family protein, giving the protein MSVYDKLSQLGIELPPVAIPAAAYVPFVQTGKLVFLSGHIAKKDGKPWVGQLGLTMTTEEGKLAARAIAIDLMGTLAAACLAAGKTLDDVTRIVKVMSLVNSTATYTEQHLVTNGCSELLGEVFGPKAGAHARSAFGVAQIPLGACVEIELIAELG; this is encoded by the coding sequence ATGAGCGTCTACGACAAGCTTTCCCAACTCGGCATCGAACTGCCCCCCGTGGCCATTCCCGCCGCCGCCTACGTGCCCTTCGTGCAGACCGGCAAGCTCGTCTTTCTGAGCGGCCACATCGCCAAGAAAGACGGCAAACCCTGGGTCGGTCAGCTCGGCCTGACCATGACCACCGAAGAGGGCAAGCTCGCCGCCCGCGCCATCGCCATCGACCTCATGGGCACGCTCGCCGCCGCCTGCCTGGCCGCCGGCAAGACGCTCGACGACGTGACGCGCATCGTCAAGGTCATGAGCCTGGTCAACAGCACCGCCACCTACACCGAGCAACACCTCGTCACCAACGGCTGCAGCGAACTGCTGGGCGAAGTCTTCGGCCCGAAAGCCGGCGCCCACGCCCGCAGCGCGTTCGGCGTGGCGCAGATCCCGTTGGGCGCTTGTGTGGAGATCGAGCTGATCGCCGAGCTGGGCTGA
- the rmuC gene encoding DNA recombination protein RmuC, which translates to MFEAVSFWMVLGVLLQVLILLALLWLLLRRRPVDVEEQAHRQALLATLQNQGQQTTQRIERVESELRREIGDNARGGRQEIQQTLATFQETLTRQDAEATRTQNTQLDAFAQQLLQLRGTLGDTLTQQLQAISLGMGQQAAEATRTQNAQIDAFAQQLVQLRGTLGDTLTSQLKAMMESNERRLGEMRATLEGQLTQLQQNNAAKLDEMRATVDEKLQSTLQARLGESFKQVADRLEQVHKGLGEMQTLAQGVGDLKHLLTNVKTRGMFGEAQLGALLEQVFAPDQYATQVATRPGSRNVVDFAIKLPGRGDEGAPCWLPIDAKFPNEDYERLLDAQQRADVEGAELAARGLEQRIRLEAKSMADKYLEPPHTTDFAILFLPTEGLYAEVLRRPGLMEVLQREYRVTLAGPTTLMAMLNSLQMGFRTLALEKRSSEVWQVLGAVKTEFGKFGDVLAKVKAQTQTVLNTLDSAETRSRAMGRALKTVEALPQEQASALLPLDPLGDDGV; encoded by the coding sequence ATGTTTGAAGCTGTGTCGTTCTGGATGGTGTTGGGTGTGCTGCTGCAGGTGTTGATCCTGCTGGCGTTGTTGTGGCTGCTGTTGCGGCGCCGGCCCGTGGACGTCGAGGAACAGGCGCATCGCCAGGCGCTGCTGGCCACACTGCAAAACCAGGGGCAGCAGACCACCCAGCGCATCGAGCGCGTGGAAAGTGAGCTGCGCCGCGAGATCGGTGACAACGCGCGCGGTGGCCGGCAGGAAATCCAGCAGACTCTGGCCACCTTTCAGGAAACCCTCACGCGCCAGGACGCCGAGGCCACCCGCACACAGAACACCCAGCTCGATGCGTTCGCCCAGCAGCTGCTGCAGCTGCGCGGCACCCTGGGCGACACGCTGACGCAACAGCTGCAGGCGATCAGCCTGGGCATGGGGCAGCAGGCCGCGGAAGCCACGCGCACGCAGAACGCGCAGATCGACGCTTTTGCTCAGCAGCTGGTGCAGCTGCGCGGCACGCTGGGCGACACGCTGACCAGCCAGCTCAAGGCGATGATGGAGAGCAACGAGCGCCGGCTGGGGGAGATGCGCGCCACCCTCGAAGGCCAGCTCACGCAACTGCAGCAGAACAACGCCGCCAAGCTCGACGAGATGCGCGCCACGGTGGACGAAAAACTGCAGAGCACGCTGCAGGCCCGCCTGGGTGAGAGCTTCAAGCAGGTGGCCGACCGGCTGGAGCAGGTGCACAAGGGCCTGGGCGAGATGCAGACGCTGGCGCAGGGCGTGGGCGATCTGAAGCACCTGCTGACCAATGTGAAGACCCGCGGCATGTTCGGCGAAGCCCAGCTCGGCGCCTTGCTGGAGCAGGTGTTCGCGCCCGACCAGTACGCCACCCAGGTGGCCACGCGCCCGGGCAGCCGCAACGTGGTCGATTTCGCCATCAAGCTGCCGGGCCGGGGCGACGAAGGCGCGCCCTGCTGGCTGCCGATCGACGCCAAGTTCCCGAACGAGGACTACGAGCGCCTGCTCGACGCCCAGCAGCGTGCCGACGTGGAAGGCGCCGAGCTGGCCGCGCGCGGGCTGGAGCAGCGCATCCGGCTCGAAGCCAAAAGCATGGCCGACAAGTACCTGGAGCCGCCGCACACGACCGACTTCGCGATCCTGTTCCTGCCCACCGAAGGCCTGTACGCCGAGGTGCTGCGCCGCCCGGGGCTGATGGAGGTGCTGCAGCGTGAGTACCGCGTCACGCTCGCCGGTCCGACCACGCTGATGGCCATGCTCAACTCGCTGCAGATGGGCTTTCGCACCCTGGCGCTGGAGAAACGCAGCAGCGAGGTCTGGCAGGTGCTGGGCGCGGTCAAGACCGAGTTCGGCAAGTTCGGCGATGTGCTGGCCAAGGTCAAGGCCCAGACCCAGACCGTGCTCAACACCCTGGACAGCGCCGAGACCCGCAGCCGCGCCATGGGCCGCGCGCTCAAGACCGTGGAGGCGTTGCCGCAGGAGCAGGCCAGCGCCTTGCTGCCACTGGACCCGTTGGGCGACGACGGGGTGTAG
- a CDS encoding MFS transporter, producing the protein MTSPLATTPAPRLSTLQVLACGAFIVTLSMGIRHGFGLWLQPVTTAQGWTRETFAFALAIQNLSWGVFGIFAGMAADRFGAMRVLLGGAVLYALGLAGMAWSTSPVGFALTAGILIGAAQAGTTYAVIYGVIGRQIPADKRSWAMGVAAAAGSFGQFLMVPIEGWLISRFGWQEALLFLGAAVLLIMPLAMGLREPGFAGGSPPRREQTILHALREAFRYRSFQLLMAGYFVCGFQVVFIGVHMPSYLKDNGLSPQVASYALALIGLFNVIGTYAAGALGQRMAKRHILAFIYLARAVAISIFLIVPLSPASVYVFSAVMGVLWLSTVPPTNAVVAQIFGVAHLSMLGGFVFFSHQIGSFLGVWLGGYLYDRTGSYDVVWYISIALGVFAALINLPVRESPIVRGGPQRAGAAA; encoded by the coding sequence ATGACATCGCCATTGGCCACCACCCCCGCGCCCCGACTCTCGACCCTCCAGGTGCTCGCCTGCGGTGCCTTCATCGTCACCCTCTCCATGGGCATCCGCCACGGCTTCGGCCTGTGGCTGCAGCCCGTCACCACGGCCCAGGGCTGGACGCGCGAGACCTTCGCCTTTGCGCTGGCGATCCAGAACCTGTCCTGGGGGGTGTTCGGCATCTTCGCCGGCATGGCGGCCGACCGTTTTGGCGCCATGCGCGTGCTGCTGGGAGGCGCGGTGCTCTACGCGCTGGGCCTGGCCGGCATGGCCTGGTCCACCAGCCCGGTCGGCTTTGCGCTGACCGCCGGCATCCTGATCGGTGCGGCCCAGGCGGGTACCACCTACGCCGTGATCTACGGCGTGATCGGGCGCCAGATCCCGGCCGACAAGCGCTCCTGGGCCATGGGCGTGGCGGCCGCGGCCGGCTCGTTCGGCCAGTTCCTGATGGTGCCGATCGAGGGCTGGCTCATCAGCCGCTTCGGCTGGCAGGAAGCGCTGCTGTTCCTGGGCGCCGCGGTCCTGCTCATCATGCCGCTGGCCATGGGCCTGCGCGAACCGGGCTTTGCGGGAGGTTCGCCGCCCCGGCGCGAACAGACCATTCTTCATGCGCTGCGCGAGGCGTTTCGCTACCGCAGCTTCCAGCTCTTGATGGCCGGCTATTTCGTCTGTGGCTTCCAGGTGGTGTTCATCGGCGTGCACATGCCGAGCTACCTGAAAGACAACGGCCTGTCGCCCCAGGTGGCGAGCTACGCGCTGGCGCTGATCGGCCTGTTCAACGTGATCGGCACCTACGCCGCGGGCGCGCTGGGCCAGCGCATGGCCAAGCGCCACATCCTGGCCTTCATCTACCTGGCACGGGCCGTGGCCATCAGCATCTTCCTGATCGTGCCGCTCTCGCCCGCCAGCGTGTATGTGTTTTCCGCCGTCATGGGCGTGCTGTGGCTGTCCACCGTGCCGCCGACCAACGCCGTGGTGGCGCAGATCTTTGGCGTGGCGCATTTGTCCATGCTGGGCGGCTTCGTGTTCTTCAGCCACCAGATCGGCAGTTTCCTGGGCGTGTGGCTGGGTGGCTATCTGTACGACCGCACTGGCAGCTACGACGTCGTCTGGTATATCTCGATCGCGCTGGGGGTGTTCGCCGCGCTGATCAATCTGCCGGTGCGCGAGTCGCCCATCGTCCGCGGCGGCCCGCAGCGCGCGGGAGCGGCCGCATGA
- a CDS encoding MBL fold metallo-hydrolase, translating into MKSLGKRAEGLRLERMKASVQWLGEGFRNVFPVAPGLRDPHAPFPGVRDFLCGGERRVPSAPLPSVDPREAWARPPQSGLRATWLGHSTVMIEIEGKRVLTDPVWGLRASPSNLVGPKRFQPVPVALKQLPPVDVALVSHDHYDHLDYPTVRELNRREVPFVTSLGVGAHLQAWGVPPERITELDWWESHRLPGSEVTITAAPSQHFSGRNLKDRNATLWSSLVVRSPRHSVFFSGDTGLTGEYSEIRDRLGPFDLVMLEVGAFHPAWGDIHLGPDNALKAHQLLGGGVLLPVHWGTFALAMHAWDQPAEVLLAQAERQNTPLLMPILGQAVEPAHAEKTRPWWRSVETQAAPAAAPPRAGTASEPAPEPDAALPKGMSWPLD; encoded by the coding sequence ATGAAGTCGTTGGGCAAACGGGCCGAAGGCCTTCGCCTGGAGCGCATGAAGGCCTCGGTGCAATGGCTGGGCGAGGGTTTCCGCAATGTGTTTCCCGTCGCGCCCGGCCTGCGCGACCCCCATGCGCCGTTCCCGGGCGTGCGCGATTTCCTGTGCGGCGGCGAGCGCCGCGTGCCCAGCGCGCCGCTGCCTTCGGTCGATCCGCGCGAGGCCTGGGCCAGGCCGCCGCAGAGCGGTTTGCGCGCCACCTGGCTTGGCCACTCCACCGTGATGATCGAGATCGAAGGCAAACGCGTGCTGACCGATCCGGTCTGGGGCCTGCGCGCCTCGCCGTCGAACCTGGTGGGCCCCAAGCGCTTTCAGCCCGTGCCGGTCGCGTTGAAGCAACTGCCACCGGTGGACGTGGCCCTGGTCTCGCACGACCACTACGATCACCTGGACTACCCCACCGTGCGCGAGCTGAACCGGCGCGAGGTGCCCTTCGTCACATCGCTCGGCGTGGGCGCGCATCTGCAGGCCTGGGGTGTGCCACCCGAGCGCATCACCGAGCTGGACTGGTGGGAAAGCCATCGCCTGCCCGGCAGCGAGGTCACCATCACCGCCGCGCCCTCGCAGCATTTTTCCGGCCGCAACCTCAAAGACCGCAACGCCACGCTGTGGTCTTCACTGGTGGTCCGCTCGCCGCGCCACAGTGTGTTCTTCAGCGGTGACACCGGCCTCACCGGCGAATACAGCGAGATCCGGGACCGCCTCGGTCCGTTCGATCTGGTCATGCTCGAAGTGGGCGCCTTCCATCCCGCGTGGGGCGACATCCACCTCGGGCCGGACAACGCGCTCAAGGCCCACCAATTGCTGGGCGGTGGCGTGTTGTTGCCGGTCCATTGGGGCACCTTCGCCCTGGCCATGCACGCCTGGGACCAACCCGCCGAAGTCTTGCTCGCACAGGCCGAGCGGCAGAACACCCCCCTGCTGATGCCCATCCTGGGTCAGGCTGTCGAGCCCGCGCATGCGGAGAAGACCCGGCCCTGGTGGCGCAGCGTGGAAACCCAGGCCGCGCCCGCCGCGGCGCCCCCGCGCGCGGGCACGGCCAGCGAGCCCGCACCGGAGCCCGACGCAGCGCTGCCCAAGGGCATGAGCTGGCCGCTCGATTGA
- a CDS encoding DNA topoisomerase IV subunit B: MATQSPNEYSEGSIRVLKGLEPVKQRPGMYTRTDNPLHIIQEVLDNAADEALAGFGKKIKVTLHTDHSVSVEDDGRGIPFGLHPEEKAPVVELVFTRLHAGGKFDKGKGGAYSFSGGLHGVGVSVTNALSTRLEVTSFREGQVAKLAFSAGDVIEQLVITPKGEGDRKQGTTVRAWPDGKYFESAALPMTELTHLLRSKAVLMPGVTVTLVNEKTKDTQTWLYKGGLRDYLQQTLNGEPVIPLFEGEGFADAKDDTFADGEGAAWCVAFTEDGQPVRESYVNLIPTSAGGTHESGLRDGLFQAVKGFIELHALLPKGVKLLPEDVFARASYVLSAKVLDPQFQGQIKERLNSRDAVRLVGSFVRPALELWLNQHVDYGKKLAELAIKAAQFRQKAGQKVEKRKGSGVAVLPGKLTDCESKDLAHNEVFLVEGDSAGGSAKMGRDKESQAILPLRGKVLNTWEVERDRLFANNEIHDIAVAIGVDPHGPLDTPDMSGLRYGKVCILSDADVDGSHIQVLLLTLFFRHFPKLIEAGHVYVARPPLFRVDVPARGKKPASKQYALDEGELHAILDKAEKDGVVRDKCQISRFKGLGEMNAEQLWDTTLNPDTRRLMQVNLGTLDFAGTEALITKLMGKGEAASRRELMELHGDSVEVDV; encoded by the coding sequence ATGGCGACCCAATCTCCCAACGAATATTCCGAAGGCTCGATCCGCGTCCTCAAGGGACTGGAGCCGGTCAAACAGCGGCCGGGCATGTACACCCGCACCGACAACCCGCTGCACATCATCCAGGAAGTGCTGGACAACGCGGCCGACGAAGCGCTGGCCGGATTCGGCAAAAAGATCAAGGTCACGCTGCACACCGACCACTCGGTGAGCGTGGAAGACGACGGCCGTGGCATTCCCTTCGGCCTGCACCCGGAAGAAAAGGCCCCGGTGGTCGAGCTTGTGTTCACCCGGCTGCACGCCGGTGGCAAGTTCGACAAGGGCAAGGGCGGCGCCTACAGCTTCTCGGGTGGCCTGCACGGCGTGGGCGTGTCGGTCACCAACGCGCTCTCGACCCGGCTCGAAGTCACCAGCTTCCGCGAAGGCCAGGTCGCCAAACTCGCGTTTTCCGCGGGTGACGTGATCGAGCAACTGGTGATCACGCCCAAAGGCGAGGGCGACCGCAAGCAGGGCACCACGGTGCGCGCCTGGCCCGATGGCAAGTACTTCGAGTCCGCCGCCCTGCCCATGACCGAGCTCACCCACCTGCTGCGCAGCAAGGCGGTGCTGATGCCGGGCGTGACGGTGACCCTGGTCAACGAGAAGACCAAAGACACCCAGACCTGGCTCTACAAGGGCGGCCTGCGCGACTACCTGCAGCAGACGCTCAACGGCGAACCGGTGATTCCGCTGTTTGAGGGCGAAGGCTTTGCCGACGCCAAGGACGACACCTTCGCCGACGGCGAGGGCGCTGCCTGGTGCGTGGCCTTCACCGAAGACGGCCAGCCGGTGCGCGAGAGCTACGTCAACCTGATCCCCACCAGCGCCGGCGGCACGCACGAAAGCGGCCTGCGCGACGGCCTGTTCCAGGCGGTCAAGGGCTTCATCGAGCTGCACGCGCTGCTGCCCAAGGGCGTGAAGCTGCTGCCCGAAGACGTGTTTGCCCGCGCTTCGTATGTGTTGAGCGCCAAGGTGCTGGACCCGCAGTTCCAGGGCCAGATCAAGGAGCGCCTGAACTCGCGCGATGCGGTGCGACTGGTTGGCAGCTTCGTGCGCCCGGCGCTCGAACTCTGGCTCAACCAGCACGTGGACTACGGCAAGAAGCTCGCCGAACTCGCCATCAAGGCCGCGCAGTTCCGCCAGAAGGCCGGCCAGAAGGTCGAAAAGCGCAAGGGCTCGGGCGTGGCCGTGTTGCCCGGCAAGCTGACCGACTGCGAAAGCAAAGACCTGGCGCACAACGAGGTGTTCCTGGTCGAGGGCGACTCGGCCGGCGGCAGCGCCAAGATGGGCCGCGACAAGGAAAGCCAGGCCATCCTGCCGCTGCGCGGCAAGGTGCTCAACACCTGGGAGGTCGAGCGCGACCGCCTGTTCGCCAACAACGAGATCCACGACATCGCGGTCGCCATCGGCGTGGACCCGCACGGCCCGCTGGACACGCCCGACATGAGCGGCCTGCGCTACGGCAAGGTCTGCATCCTGAGTGACGCCGACGTGGACGGCTCGCACATCCAGGTGCTGCTGCTCACGCTGTTCTTCCGCCATTTCCCCAAGCTGATCGAGGCCGGCCATGTGTACGTGGCGCGCCCGCCGCTGTTCCGCGTGGACGTGCCCGCGCGTGGCAAGAAGCCCGCGAGCAAGCAGTACGCGCTGGACGAGGGCGAGCTGCACGCCATCCTGGACAAGGCCGAGAAAGACGGCGTGGTGCGCGACAAGTGCCAGATCAGCCGTTTCAAGGGCCTGGGTGAGATGAACGCCGAGCAGCTCTGGGACACCACGCTCAACCCCGATACCCGCCGCCTGATGCAGGTCAACCTGGGCACGCTGGATTTCGCCGGCACCGAAGCCCTGATCACCAAGCTCATGGGCAAGGGCGAGGCCGCGTCGCGCCGCGAGCTGATGGAGCTGCACGGCGATTCGGTGGAGGTGGACGTTTGA
- the parC gene encoding DNA topoisomerase IV subunit A yields MDTINPELPLDTPEDNDNLAAYAQRAYLEYALSVVKGRALPDVCDGQKPVQRRILYAMDRMGLGYSGNTAAKPVKSARVVGDVLGKYHPHGDSAAYDALVRMAQDFSQRYPLIDGQGNFGSRDGDGAAAMRYTEARLAKITGLLLDEIDQGTVDFIPTYDGSFEEPKQLPARLPFNLLNGASGIAVGLATEIPSHNLREVADACVALIKTPKLSDDELFAIIPGPDYPGGGQIISPAGDIADAYRTGRGSLKVRARWKIEDLARGQWQLVVNELPPGVSTQRVLEEIEEITNPKVKAGKKALSQEQTQLKASMLMVLDVVRDESSKDAPVRLVFEPKSSRIEQSELITALLAHTSLESSSPINLTMIGLDGRPTQKSLRLMLNEWIEFRQGTIVRRTQHRLNKVLDRIHIYEGRQLVLLNIDEVIAIIRHSDEPKAALIERFKLSDRQAEDILEIRLRQLARLEAIKIEQELKDLREEQGKLEDILGNPASLKRLMVKEIEADAKTFADPRRTLIQTEKKAVAEIKVVDEPVTVVISSKGWVRARTGHGHEAGSFAFKAGDGLYGTFECRTVDTLIVFGSNGRVYSVPVASLPGARGDGQPITTLIELESGTQPLHYFAGPANATLLLSGTGGYGFLATVDNLVSRQRAGKAFISVGEGETICAPSHVAHTTASQALPPATHVACASTGGRILTFEIGELKAMDKGGRGLMLIDLDAKDTLAGAAAYTRSVKIEGIGRGGKERDETLEIRSLNNARAARARKGKAADLGFKPNRVTRVE; encoded by the coding sequence ATGGACACCATCAACCCCGAACTCCCGCTGGACACCCCAGAAGACAACGACAACCTCGCGGCTTACGCCCAACGCGCCTACCTCGAATACGCCCTCTCCGTCGTCAAGGGCCGGGCCCTGCCCGATGTGTGCGACGGCCAGAAGCCGGTGCAGCGCCGCATCCTCTACGCCATGGACCGCATGGGCCTGGGCTACAGCGGCAACACCGCTGCCAAGCCGGTCAAGAGCGCGCGCGTGGTCGGCGACGTGCTGGGCAAGTACCACCCTCACGGCGACAGCGCAGCCTACGACGCGCTGGTGCGCATGGCGCAGGATTTCAGCCAGCGTTACCCGCTGATCGACGGCCAGGGCAACTTCGGCAGCCGCGACGGCGACGGCGCCGCCGCCATGCGCTACACCGAAGCGCGCCTGGCCAAGATCACTGGCCTGCTGCTCGACGAGATCGACCAGGGCACGGTGGACTTCATCCCCACCTACGACGGCTCGTTTGAAGAACCCAAACAGCTGCCCGCGCGCCTGCCGTTCAACCTGCTCAACGGCGCCAGTGGCATTGCCGTGGGCCTGGCCACCGAAATCCCCAGCCACAACCTGCGCGAAGTGGCCGACGCCTGCGTGGCGCTGATCAAGACGCCCAAGCTCAGCGACGACGAGCTGTTCGCCATCATCCCCGGCCCGGACTACCCGGGCGGTGGCCAGATCATCAGCCCGGCCGGCGACATTGCCGATGCCTACCGCACCGGCCGTGGCAGCCTCAAGGTGCGGGCGCGCTGGAAGATCGAGGACCTCGCGCGCGGCCAGTGGCAACTGGTGGTCAATGAACTGCCGCCCGGCGTGAGCACCCAGCGCGTGCTGGAAGAAATCGAAGAGATCACCAACCCCAAGGTCAAGGCCGGCAAGAAGGCGTTGAGCCAGGAGCAGACGCAGCTCAAAGCGAGCATGCTGATGGTGCTGGACGTGGTGCGCGACGAGTCGAGCAAGGACGCGCCGGTGCGTCTGGTGTTCGAGCCCAAGAGCAGCCGCATCGAGCAGAGCGAACTCATCACCGCGCTGCTGGCCCACACCAGCCTGGAAAGTTCGTCGCCGATCAACCTGACCATGATCGGTCTGGACGGGCGGCCGACGCAGAAGAGCCTGCGGCTCATGCTCAATGAGTGGATCGAATTCCGCCAGGGCACCATCGTGCGCCGCACGCAGCACCGCCTGAACAAGGTGCTCGACCGCATCCACATCTACGAAGGCCGGCAGCTCGTGTTGCTGAACATCGACGAAGTGATTGCGATCATTCGTCACAGCGACGAGCCCAAGGCTGCATTGATCGAGCGCTTCAAGCTCAGCGATCGGCAGGCCGAAGACATTCTTGAAATCCGCCTGCGCCAACTGGCGCGTCTCGAAGCCATCAAGATCGAGCAGGAGCTGAAGGATCTGCGCGAAGAGCAGGGCAAGCTCGAAGACATCCTGGGCAACCCGGCCAGCCTGAAGCGCCTGATGGTCAAAGAGATCGAGGCCGACGCCAAGACCTTCGCCGACCCGCGCCGCACGCTGATCCAGACCGAGAAAAAGGCCGTGGCCGAAATCAAGGTGGTGGACGAGCCGGTCACGGTCGTCATCTCCAGCAAGGGCTGGGTGCGCGCGCGCACCGGCCATGGCCACGAGGCCGGCAGCTTTGCCTTCAAGGCGGGCGATGGCCTGTACGGCACCTTCGAATGCCGCACGGTGGACACGCTCATCGTCTTCGGCAGCAATGGCCGCGTCTACAGCGTGCCCGTGGCCAGCCTGCCCGGCGCGCGCGGCGACGGCCAGCCCATCACCACGCTGATCGAGCTCGAAAGCGGCACGCAACCGCTGCACTACTTCGCCGGCCCGGCCAACGCCACGCTGCTGCTCAGCGGCACCGGCGGCTACGGCTTCCTCGCCACGGTGGACAACCTGGTGTCGCGCCAGAGAGCCGGCAAGGCCTTCATCAGCGTGGGCGAGGGCGAGACCATCTGCGCACCTTCGCACGTGGCCCACACCACGGCCAGCCAAGCCTTGCCGCCCGCCACGCACGTGGCCTGCGCCTCCACCGGCGGGCGCATCCTCACTTTCGAGATCGGCGAACTCAAGGCCATGGACAAGGGCGGGCGCGGCCTGATGCTGATCGACCTCGATGCCAAGGACACCTTGGCCGGCGCCGCGGCCTACACCCGCAGTGTGAAGATCGAAGGCATCGGCCGCGGCGGCAAGGAGCGCGACGAGACGCTGGAAATCCGCAGCCTGAACAATGCCCGCGCCGCGCGCGCCCGCAAGGGCAAGGCCGCGGACTTGGGTTTCAAACCGAACCGCGTGACGCGCGTGGAGTGA